agcccaggagtttgaggttgctatgagctatgatatcatagcactgtacccagggcgacagagtgagactctgtctttaaaaaaaaaaaagaaaaagacaagaaaaacctGACCTACATCCCACACAATTCTAAGAACAGAACAGTGACTCAGACCTATGGACTTGCATCTCTTTGAGTGGAagccaaaaggaagaaagaggtgaGATGTTTCACTGAAACTGTAACACATTAGGCACAAACAGCAGGTTGTGGGACCCCTTTTTAAAAACCTAACTCACTTTGGTCCCATGCTGCACTGAATTGCTTTGACTCCTATCCCAAACAGATTCCCTCAAAATTTGTCCTTGTGCCTTCCTCAGGGTCTGAAAGGATCTGGGGGCTCTTATTTAAATGCTAATAGGCCCTAACACCTAAGAAAAATCCGTCTGCCAGCTGAAGGTAAATCCTTTCAGAAAATTTCAGGCAGATACTAGGGAGTGTGGGGAAAGCCTGGGTTGGCTACTCAAGACGAGCGCTGGTCAGCGTTAACTGGATGGTCCTGACCAAAGCCAACACGTTGCCCTTCACGGGAGAGGGGCTCCCCCAGAGCCTTTCAGGCAGAGCTTGGGCCACCCTGGGACAGTGCTGCCCTTTCTTACCTCCGTGGTTCAGTCAGGGCTAAGAAAGTCCCTTCGTTCTTCCCGAGATCAGCATCATCCCCTTTTTTCTAGGAAGGCAAAGATGAGGAGTTAGGGAAGCATGTATCCCGCCCCTACCTCCTTGCCAAGCTCCGGGACGCTGCGCGTGTCAGGACAGCGTGAAGGAGACTTCGTGAACAAGACTTTAGACTCGCGTCCTCCCGCTGGGGTTTGCGGTTTGCCCTTCGCCCTCTGCTCCTCCATCGTCCTTACCCCCTTCTTCCCTCCCGGTTTCCCTCTTCCTTACACACAAGAGGGGACCATCACCGCGACACTCGCACTTCAGATCGTCCCAGTCTCCACGTGGGGGCCAGCTCGCTCCGCCATTCCCCACTTTTTAGCCCCCACCCGACGAAGCTCTCCCGAGCCTCCCCGCACGTGGCCACAACCTCCCGGCCCACCTGCCAGGTCTCCACGCCTGGGTTGCCGTGGAGCCTTACCGCAGTGCCCTGTCCGAGTGACAGCGGGGCCCGCCCCCTGCCCGCCCCACGCCTCGCCATGTTTACTGAGGGCAGATGGAGTCTCCCGAGCCTCTGCGTAGACGCGACCTCGGAGTCAGCGGGCGGGGAACGCAGGGCTGAAGAAGCCTGCAGTCGGCTCAGGGAAGCCGAGTGGTGACGGGGAAAGCCTTCGCTAAAGGGGGATATGAAGAGGGAATAGGCCAGTGTCTCCGAACTAGGGCTGGTGCTCATGGAGACGCGCACTGACCCACCCGGCCAGCAGCTACTCACAGATCACCCCAGGGCAACTACACTTGGAAGCTTAGGCCACGCCCTCTCGCGCATCAGTGGGCGGGGCCGCGCACGCAAGGTTTGCGTGCCTTCAAGAAGGATGTAGGGAACGGAAAATGGCTCCTCGCTGGCCGGGCAAACTTAAGAGTCTGATTTCCTGGGTTGGGGCCCTACTCCTCGCTCTGGGCGTGGAAAGGGCTCTGGCGCTACCCGAGGTACAGAAGCAAGTTTGAGGTCGGGCTGAAACAGGGTTACTAGCCAGTGGTGTGTGTTGCTCGCCCGCGGCTCTTCCCTCCCCACAGCCGGTCTGCAGCTGACGTCGTCCCGGGAACCTCCGTACCACAATCGGGTCCTGTTTTCGAGCACTCACCATACCCACGCCCTGTCAATGTTAAAAGACCTGTGAAACTTGGTCTCCTTGTTCTTTAACCTTTGAATAAGTTCTTTCTACAGAGGAGTCTTCTGGTTGCAAGCTCTCTACTGACCAGTACCGTACTATCGTGCGGTGGTAGAACTATACTTCCTGTAATGTTTGATGCGTTCTTTTTGTACCTGAGTTCTTTTACACCCAGCCAAACAAGTTGTCAGAACAAATCTCTGGACAGAGCGTAATAAACATGCTCGAGTAGTGTACTGTATATCTTTGGTGAGctctaggaaaagaaatggcATCTCCTAGGCTAGCCTGGTTTAAGGGTAGGGCACAAACCATTTCTCCATCCTGTGTTAAGAGGAAATTTCTGGAGAGGTGTGCTAAGCGATTAATTCTTGATCCTTGCTTATTCTtttcttggcttttctttctggaattctaataagatttctttcttttctgcagaTATGCACCCAATGTCCAGGGACTGTGCAAAATTTGTCAAAAGTGGCTCTTAATTGTATGCAGACACCAGAGTTAATGCTGCATGCCCGCTGCTGCCTGAATCAGAAGGGCACCATCTTGGGGTGAGGGAGAAGACGACGTCTTTGTATGATACAAGCCATTCCTTGGCTTTGCTGCTTTTCTCACCTTACAATATTTTGAGATTACACCTATTCTTATGGCTTTAGCTCCAGCCATTATGCAGATGTCTCCCAAAACTAGATCTCTGTTAGTGTCCTTTGGGCTCTTCATGCCCCAATTATTGTGGGTAGTTCTAGCTTCCTATTAAACAATTCCTAATGCATACACTCTAACTTCAAAtgtaaaattccattttctttccctaGCCTCCCTAAATACTTATCTGTATTAAACTTCTTGAAAACTGTTTTTCTGTTATCATTCTTTTACTTTAATACTATATTTGATAACTGTTGCCCTCAGGATAAATTTCAAGCTGTGAAGTACCATATATAAGTCCCAACCAGGTGTTCCAACATTATTTCAAATTGTCTACTTAAACCTTCCTTTAGGGTCTGGCTCCAGCCAGATTTGCCTACTCCCCAAGGCATTCCAACTTTGTCTTTGTTCAGGCCTCTCTCCATACCTGAATTTGCTGTCTTCTTCCACCAAATTAGGACATATCTATCCTTGAATTCCAGAATCTTTTGTGTGGGCTCCCTGCAACTAAACCCCAGGGTAATACCATTTTTTTAAGCTTCCTATCACCTTTAGGGTCTATGccaaatttatttatatactgtgctttgatttctttcatgttACAATTTAatgtttacattgtttttatttttagtaatggtGTTGTTCTCATACTGCATCGTAAGCTACTTGAAAGCTAAGATTATGACTTATAGTCTTCTATTTTTTGCAGtataggcactcagtaaatatttgtagaataaaaGAATGAACCACAATAGATatgaaatattgaagaaaaaaataatgtggcATGATTTTTAATGTCTAGAAGTTTATAACCAGTAGGAAATACACTTGGAAAAAAAACTTCCATTTACAggacttgaatttctttttttttttttcatttaaaagccCTCTGTGGATCTGAAAATCATACTATAATGAGATTCCTTTATATAGACAAGAACCACAAATTTCCTCAAATATATTCACAGATGCATAGGTATACTGACAGAACAGTGTTGGCCAATGGAAttttctgcaatgatggaaaCATTCCATATTTGTGCTGATCAATACAATAGCCACAATGTGATTATTCCATAAACATCTGAAATATGACTAGTGCAAATGAGACACTGAATTTTTaggttaaattaatttaaatttaagtaacTAGTGGTAACTACTAAATAGTGCAATATTAAGATATCTACTATAGTTTGTAGCTCTGAGCACCACTGTGTTCAATTACTATTAGCTGAAAGGAGGGTAGTCAAATACAGATCTTGCCTTGGATGAAGAGAAAGAGATACATAGTTACATTGGTTACTTTATATCCTCAGGCTGGATCTCCAGAACTGTTCTCTGAAGGATCCTGGTCCAAACTTTCCTCAGGCACATACTGCTGTCATCATGTAAGTGGTTAGGTACCTTCCTGCCCCAAAGAAAATATGGCAAAAGGTTAATGGAAAAATCTTTAGAGAtaaactcctaaaaaaatggatgAATATTAATGTCTAAATTTATACAACTCAGGATAAGGATTAGACTACCAGTCCAGGAAGATGTGTGAATATAAACAGGGTGATTCCCAGAACAGATTCTAATAGTGTGTGCTTTACAGAGACCTGCAAGCAAACCCCCTCAAAGGTGACTTGAACAACACCTTCCATGGTTTTACTCAGCTCCAGACTCTGTGAGTAAGGGCATGGGAAGAGAATCAAAAATGGGCAATGCTGTTAGCTTAGCCACTTTGGGCTGTATTTTATAACTACCTGTGTTGTCTTCAGGGTACTGCCACAAGATGCCAACTGTCCTGGAGGTATTAATGCCTGGAATACTATTATCTCTTACATAGATAACAAAATCTGCCAAGGGCAAAAGAACCTTTGCAATAGCACTGCGGACCCAGGTAGGCTGTCTCACCTCCAGCCTTCCAGAAAACGCCCTTCCTCCCTTGTTTTCTCCACTTTAGATTAGAAAGACAAAGTTGCTTAAGAGTTCTAAGCACTTGGAAAGAAAAGATCTTAAAacatttgttgttattgtcaatGTTCTTATTATCTGGAATCTTCTTTCCTCTACCTTTGACCTAGAAATGATTGAGAGAATCTAAGTGGAAACAGATAATTGAGAAACATACCTAATGAGATGCAGTAACACTCTATTTCTCTATGGCTTTCAGAAATGTGTCCTGAGAATGGATCTTGTGCACCCAATGGTCCAGGTCTTCTGCAGTGCGTTTGTGCCGATGGCTTTCATGGATACAAGTGTGTGCGTCAGGTGAGGAATTAGGCCTTCTAATAAAGAATGAGAGGAATGCATGCCTCTCAAAGAGGAGAGCCACAAAAGACCAGGAGCTGATACAGATACCTAGAGGATGAAAGCTACAGGAGAATTGCCCTGGTGCAGGGATAGGTACATTAGGAAAGAACTAAATGTTAGGATGTAGCCCTCTGTGTAATGCCATCTGGGATGTTTTTGGTCTGTTGTTCACAGGGCTCCTTCCCACTGCTTATGTTCTCGGGGATTCTGGGATCCACTACACTGTCCATCTCCATTCTGCTTTGGGTGACCCAACGACGAAAAGCCAAGACTTCATGAACCACATAGATCTTCCTAAGAGCATCCTGATCTATCTTAGCCCTTCCAGGGAAATTGCTTCTTAGATAGGCATCATTGGCCAATGGATCCTCCTCAAGTTTGAGGCCATTAGAAGATGGAAAATTGTACTACCCTGGAGTGGACGAGTACCAGTTCCCATTTGTGCTGTTGCCTATaataaagtgtttttattatttttttatttttattttttaagggaaagGCACCCCGGCTTTGTGTGTTTCTTGCTTGGGGTGGGAGGGACCACAGTACAGCCACTGATGTTTTCAGGTTTCCCTGGTGGTGCCGGCTCTCACCGCGCGGCCCCGCCGGCCCCGCCCCTTACGTGCACGGCCCCGCCTGGCGCCGCCGCAGTCCGCGCTACTGAGCGCGCCCGAGGCTTGTGCTCTGAGGCTTGCGCCTTTTCTCCCGCGCCCGCGCGGTTAGCCACGTGGAGCGACTCCGGAGCGCCGTCCTCACGTGGTTCCAGTGGAGTTCCCGAGCTTCCCTCTTCTCCGTACTCGCCCCTGCCTCTTGAGCTGCGTTCCCATGGCGGCCCTAGTGTTGGAGGACGGGTCGGTCCTGAGGGGCCAGCCCTTTGGGGCCGCTGTGTCGACTGCCGGGGAAGTGGGTAAGCAAGCTGGGCCAGGCTGCCGACTTCATCCCACTCTCTGATGCCCCTCTCTGCCCAGCCTTCCCCGTCCAGACCCCGCCATTTTCCCGCCTGCACACTCCCTCGTCCCCATTTGGTGCCTATGGCCCCAGCCCCTTTCATCACAACCAAGGCAGCATCCACCGGGTCATGCTCATTACACAGGGCAGTGTTTCCAAGGGTGCCCTGCTTTTTTCTTGCAGTGTTTCAAACCGGCATGGTCGGCTACCCCGAGGCCCTCACCGACCCGTCCTACAAAGCACAGATTTTAGTGCTCACGTATCCTCTGATCGGCAACTATGGCATCCCCCCAGATGAATCGGATGAGTTTGGTCTCAGCAAGGTAGCCACACCCAGTGCTTTCTCTGTATTCCTTTTCAGATCACTAACTGTTAGTGACTTGAGAGACATTGACACCCTGCTGGGCATCCTGGAGAAAACAAAGATACCCAAATGATTAGTACTCAGTTGACTAGTTAGGCTGGGGTTGTTAAGTACCTTGAGAGGCACAGAGTGTTGGAGGCCTCAGAGGAGAGAGCTATTCCCTTTGTAGGAGAATCAAGGCTCTAGACATAGTTGAGTGTATTGTGTATGTAGTGAAGGCAGGGATCAAGGAAAGTGGCAAGAAGTGTAATGGAACAATGTCCAGTTTGTTAGGAATGCAGAAGTCATGAGAAAAAAAGCCTGCAGGCAGATTAGATACAGCAAGCATGGAGGGACCAATCCAGAGGCTGAGCTCAGTTTGGTAAAGAACATTGAAGGTTTTTTTTAGCAGCAGAACCATGTGATGGGAGCAGTGCTTCAGGACTACACAAATTAGCAGGAAAGAGTCTGGAAACTATAAGGTCACACATTTCTCAGTGACAGTGCCTACAAAACCAGTGACATAGTCATCTACTGTAGACCTACTTGGATTGCCTAGTCTGATTTTCTGCTTTTCAGTCCTATTCTTAGCTCTGGGCAAGAAAACTGTTTTCTCCCATAGTGAGATTTCCTGTATTGCTTCCCCTTTGGAATTTGGACACTAAGTTGCCCTCTGAGAGttcaagtaataaaataaatcagcCTGAGGTAACTCAGGTAATAGTAGAAGTCACTGTAGCCTAGCTGCAGTATTTTTCAAAACTAGTTTTATCTGGATTGCAGACATTctgggtctttatttttttttttttactttttaaagtttttgagacagagtctcattttgtcacccttagtagagtgtcatggcatcatagctcacagcaacctcaaactcctggactcaagtgatcttgcctcagcttcccaagtagctgggactacaggctcctgccacagcacccatctattttttagagacaggatctcactcttgctcagggtagtcttggaactcctgagctcatgtgatttgcctgcctcagcctcccagaatgctaggattacaggcgcaagccaccttgcccagcctctgGGCCTTTAGTTCTTAATGTGCCTTCCTGGTCACCATAACCTTGGGGACAGAAACTTCTGGATGAGGAGCTCATTTATCATTCCTGGAAAGGAATTTATAAATTCACTGTAAACCTGTCAGTACACTACATTCTGGTTTCTAATGCAATTACCTCATAAATCTAGTTAACATATATCAGTCATCAGCTTCATCAACTCTAGGCGTACTAACAAAATAGagtttataaaactaaaattgaAACCCTGGTGGGACCAGAGTGAGCGAGGCCTCCTAGAGCCACTGGCCAAGCACTGAAGCTATTGTAGCACATGTGCTGTATGTGTACTTGAACATGAGCAGATTACTCCACTTGGCCAGACTGAGATTGAAAGACAGTCTCAACATGTATGTTCTTTAAACCTTTCACAACTGAGATGAATGTTATTTAAATATACCActcccaggccaggtgcagtggctcatacctgtaatcctagacactctgggaggctgaggcaagtggattgcctgagctcatgggttcaagaccagcctgagcaagaacaagaccctgtccctaaaaatagctgagca
The sequence above is a segment of the Nycticebus coucang isolate mNycCou1 chromosome 4, mNycCou1.pri, whole genome shotgun sequence genome. Coding sequences within it:
- the ATRAID gene encoding all-trans retinoic acid-induced differentiation factor isoform X3; amino-acid sequence: MAPRWPGKLKSLISWVGALLLALGVERALALPEICTQCPGTVQNLSKVALNCMQTPELMLHARCCLNQKGTILGLDLQNCSLKDPGPNFPQAHTAVIIDLQANPLKGDLNNTFHGFTQLQTLVLPQDANCPGGINAWNTIISYIDNKICQGQKNLCNSTADPEMCPENGSCAPNGPGLLQCVCADGFHGYKCVRQGSFPLLMFSGILGSTTLSISILLWVTQRRKAKTS
- the ATRAID gene encoding all-trans retinoic acid-induced differentiation factor isoform X1: MAPRWPGKLKSLISWVGALLLALGVERALALPEICTQCPGTVQNLSKVALNCMQTPELMLHARCCLNQKGTILGPLSIPEFAVFFHQIRTYLSLNSRIFCVGSLQLNPRLDLQNCSLKDPGPNFPQAHTAVIIDLQANPLKGDLNNTFHGFTQLQTLVLPQDANCPGGINAWNTIISYIDNKICQGQKNLCNSTADPEMCPENGSCAPNGPGLLQCVCADGFHGYKCVRQGSFPLLMFSGILGSTTLSISILLWVTQRRKAKTS
- the ATRAID gene encoding all-trans retinoic acid-induced differentiation factor isoform X2 → MAPRWPGKLKSLISWVGALLLALGVERALALPEICTQCPGTVQNLSKVALNCMQTPELMLHARCCLNQKGTILGTYLSLNSRIFCVGSLQLNPRLDLQNCSLKDPGPNFPQAHTAVIIDLQANPLKGDLNNTFHGFTQLQTLVLPQDANCPGGINAWNTIISYIDNKICQGQKNLCNSTADPEMCPENGSCAPNGPGLLQCVCADGFHGYKCVRQGSFPLLMFSGILGSTTLSISILLWVTQRRKAKTS